From Halomicrobium salinisoli, the proteins below share one genomic window:
- a CDS encoding amidohydrolase family protein, whose amino-acid sequence MTQQNAHSQSFDAVSTVVDTDVHVSEMQYDIVPYLEEPFGEVLTQDREDGYINMFYPNAGHLRPSELSHADPGVVRSVEDLSDAMAMLDTDVSLLTPGLNLALGAAHHDELAAGLATAYNNWLLDTLLDDAGDQARGALVVAPQCPQRAAEEIERRKDESDFKAVMIPSGGVNPMLGHEWYFPIYEAAEDAGLPVLLHAAASVASASFPMQWHGAKRHIDTHVTSHPAEQMWHLSTLLTNGVPVRYPDLDIVIQEAGIGWIPYFIRRYDNEYSKGSEDAPLLEKRPSSYIDDSFYFTSQPVEGADDPQYVTQMVRLFNGSRNLMFSSDFPHYDFDHSGDFYRSLQTEFSDDEIANIYGETAIEVFDL is encoded by the coding sequence ATGACGCAGCAAAACGCACACAGCCAGTCGTTCGACGCGGTATCGACCGTCGTGGACACCGACGTCCACGTCTCCGAAATGCAATACGACATCGTCCCCTACCTGGAGGAACCGTTCGGAGAGGTCCTCACACAGGACCGGGAGGACGGGTACATCAACATGTTCTACCCGAACGCCGGCCATCTCCGCCCGTCGGAACTCAGCCACGCGGACCCGGGCGTCGTCCGGTCGGTGGAGGACCTATCGGACGCCATGGCGATGCTCGATACGGACGTCTCGCTGCTGACGCCCGGGCTCAACCTCGCGCTGGGAGCCGCCCATCACGACGAACTCGCGGCCGGGCTCGCGACGGCGTACAACAACTGGTTGCTCGACACCCTGCTCGACGACGCGGGCGACCAGGCGCGTGGGGCGCTCGTCGTCGCGCCGCAGTGTCCCCAGAGAGCCGCCGAGGAGATCGAGCGCCGGAAGGACGAGTCCGATTTCAAGGCGGTGATGATCCCCAGCGGCGGGGTCAATCCCATGCTGGGCCACGAGTGGTACTTCCCGATCTACGAAGCAGCCGAGGACGCCGGGTTACCGGTGCTGCTCCACGCCGCCGCCTCGGTCGCCAGCGCCAGCTTCCCGATGCAGTGGCACGGCGCCAAGCGTCACATCGACACCCACGTCACCTCCCATCCCGCCGAACAGATGTGGCACCTGTCGACCCTGCTGACCAACGGCGTTCCGGTCAGGTACCCCGACCTCGACATCGTGATACAGGAGGCCGGGATCGGCTGGATTCCGTACTTCATCCGGCGGTACGACAACGAGTACTCGAAGGGAAGCGAGGACGCACCCCTCCTGGAGAAGCGACCGAGCAGCTACATCGACGACAGCTTCTATTTCACCAGCCAGCCCGTCGAAGGCGCCGACGATCCGCAGTACGTCACCCAGATGGTGCGCCTGTTCAACGGATCCCGGAACCTCATGTTCTCCAGCGACTTCCCCCACTACGACTTCGACCACTCCGGTGACTTCTACCGGTCGTTGCAGACGGAGTTCTCCGACGACGAGATCGCGAACATCTACGGGGAGACGGCGATCGAGGTGTTCGACCTGTGA
- a CDS encoding ribonucleoside-diphosphate reductase, translating to MAEMTSEREGLRIDPDSFAGGHFRHAVHNTWDPYGDVSQEALRRDRENLIEADVTREQFVGMLQILARFGAGEEAVTEDLTPLLGVLDDIDDQMFVASQVYDEALHTEFFDRYWREVVLEVAERTDWPALMPTDERFFNESYVELFDRTERAMSSLEGDSSPANRVRAYCHYHIGIESILAQTGYWNITKLFGPDETTLEVAREMPDLPGLVEGIRHVRADEGRHVGFGMHKIQHHVANDDVAPDVVADVLETLMPLIAESVAVDASDPEDDPVVDYARAKLEHRLDVILDEEADVPPAEELVELTPTVAR from the coding sequence ATGGCAGAGATGACATCTGAGCGAGAGGGGTTGCGGATCGACCCCGACAGCTTCGCCGGCGGTCACTTCCGACACGCGGTCCACAACACCTGGGATCCGTACGGCGACGTCTCTCAGGAGGCACTGCGGAGAGACAGGGAGAACTTGATCGAAGCCGACGTCACCCGCGAACAGTTCGTCGGGATGCTGCAGATTCTCGCGCGCTTCGGTGCCGGCGAGGAGGCCGTCACCGAAGACCTGACTCCGTTGCTGGGCGTTCTGGACGACATCGACGACCAGATGTTCGTCGCGTCCCAGGTCTACGACGAGGCGCTCCACACCGAGTTTTTCGACCGGTACTGGCGAGAAGTGGTGCTCGAAGTCGCCGAACGGACGGACTGGCCCGCGCTGATGCCGACGGACGAGCGCTTCTTCAACGAGAGCTACGTCGAACTGTTCGACCGGACCGAACGTGCGATGAGCAGCCTCGAGGGGGACAGCTCCCCCGCGAACCGGGTGCGGGCGTACTGCCACTACCACATCGGTATCGAGAGCATCCTCGCACAGACCGGCTACTGGAACATCACGAAGCTGTTCGGGCCGGACGAGACGACGCTCGAGGTCGCTCGAGAGATGCCCGACCTCCCCGGACTGGTCGAGGGGATCAGACACGTCCGGGCGGACGAGGGCCGCCACGTCGGGTTCGGGATGCACAAGATCCAGCACCACGTCGCGAACGACGACGTCGCTCCCGACGTCGTGGCGGACGTGCTGGAGACGCTGATGCCGCTGATCGCGGAGTCCGTCGCCGTCGACGCATCCGACCCGGAAGACGATCCCGTCGTCGACTACGCCCGCGCGAAGCTCGAACACCGACTCGACGTGATCCTCGACGAGGAGGCGGACGTGCCGCCCGCGGAGGAACTCGTCGAACTGACGCCGACGGTCGCCCGGTGA
- a CDS encoding methyl-accepting chemotaxis protein gives MDRIKGVVNRLVSGRDPSPSESETGAAADDPAADGPAERRVPDGGVRSEGGSAADDDAAAEVPDRDEGGDGDPAHRGPDSKLVSAGLRPEDVLDALPFCIFVTAPDHEVLHWNTGAEELCGTDREDVVGTTDSATAFYQDDRRSKTLADKIVAAPRTAHEEYGVNRNEDLDVIRYEDESTMLNARGEEVPIWFSAQPLFDERGELECVVEMVYDQSDQVEREEAIRSLVEEVATTLDAVGGGDLSARAQAPAEAEEILDDEVVEVVTHVNEMAGTLEVLTDDIREKVDYVCELADETASAMDEADERTEEQLELLQEVADEMSSFSASMEEIAATADQVSTSAQQAREAAESGQDASASADEATEEIIEAGERVEEEMDELEAQLGEIVEIVEVIEDIAEQTNLLALNANIEAARAGEDGSGFTVVAEEVKSLANETQERTAEIADQIDVIDEQTDATVEAVADSNRRLEEAGEQIETALEAMDATADAIDEAATGVEELARANDDQASRVEEVTASVETAEDLSEEVNDLAARATEVAEEQDEVLQDLNDTAQDLRDD, from the coding sequence ATGGACCGGATAAAGGGAGTCGTTAACAGGTTAGTATCGGGGCGCGACCCGTCGCCCTCGGAGTCGGAAACGGGGGCGGCGGCGGACGATCCGGCGGCGGACGGACCGGCCGAGCGGCGAGTGCCCGACGGCGGCGTGCGGTCCGAGGGCGGCTCGGCGGCCGACGACGACGCCGCGGCCGAGGTGCCGGACCGGGACGAGGGCGGTGACGGCGACCCGGCGCACCGCGGACCGGACAGTAAATTGGTATCAGCCGGGCTCCGGCCGGAGGACGTCCTAGACGCGCTGCCGTTCTGTATCTTCGTCACGGCGCCCGACCACGAGGTGCTCCACTGGAACACCGGGGCCGAGGAGCTGTGTGGCACCGACCGCGAGGACGTCGTCGGTACCACCGACTCGGCCACGGCGTTCTACCAGGACGACCGCCGCTCGAAGACGCTGGCGGACAAGATCGTCGCCGCGCCCCGGACCGCCCACGAGGAGTACGGCGTCAACCGGAACGAGGACCTCGACGTGATCCGCTACGAGGACGAGAGCACCATGCTCAACGCCCGCGGCGAGGAGGTCCCCATCTGGTTCAGCGCCCAGCCGCTGTTCGACGAGCGCGGCGAGCTCGAGTGCGTCGTCGAGATGGTGTACGACCAGAGCGACCAGGTCGAGCGCGAAGAGGCCATCCGGTCGCTCGTCGAGGAGGTCGCGACGACGCTCGACGCGGTCGGCGGCGGCGACCTCTCCGCCCGGGCGCAGGCCCCCGCGGAGGCCGAGGAGATCCTCGACGATGAGGTCGTGGAGGTCGTCACCCACGTCAACGAGATGGCCGGGACGCTGGAGGTGCTGACCGACGACATCCGGGAGAAGGTCGACTACGTCTGCGAGCTCGCCGACGAGACGGCGTCGGCCATGGACGAGGCCGACGAGCGTACCGAGGAGCAACTCGAGTTGCTCCAGGAGGTCGCCGACGAGATGTCCTCCTTCTCCGCCTCGATGGAGGAGATCGCCGCGACCGCCGACCAGGTCTCGACCAGCGCCCAGCAGGCCCGCGAGGCCGCCGAGAGCGGGCAGGACGCCTCCGCCTCCGCCGACGAGGCCACCGAGGAGATCATCGAGGCCGGCGAGCGTGTCGAGGAGGAGATGGACGAGCTGGAGGCCCAGCTCGGCGAGATCGTCGAGATCGTGGAGGTCATCGAGGACATCGCCGAGCAGACGAACCTGCTGGCGCTGAACGCCAACATCGAGGCCGCCCGCGCGGGCGAGGACGGCAGCGGGTTCACCGTCGTCGCCGAGGAGGTCAAGAGCCTCGCCAACGAGACCCAGGAGCGCACCGCCGAGATCGCCGACCAGATCGACGTCATCGACGAGCAGACCGACGCCACGGTCGAGGCCGTCGCCGACTCGAACCGGCGGCTGGAGGAGGCCGGCGAGCAGATCGAGACCGCCCTCGAGGCCATGGACGCGACCGCCGACGCGATCGACGAGGCCGCCACCGGCGTCGAGGAGCTCGCCCGCGCCAACGACGACCAGGCCAGCCGCGTCGAGGAGGTCACGGCGTCGGTCGAGACCGCCGAGGACCTCTCCGAGGAGGTCAACGACCTCGCGGCCAGGGCGACCGAGGTCGCGGAGGAACAGGACGAGGTGCTGCAGGACCTCAACGACACGGCCCAGGACCTCCGCGACGACTGA
- a CDS encoding glycoside hydrolase family 3 N-terminal domain-containing protein, whose protein sequence is MASSEQVSTTDDVVDVDELLDDLSLSEKVGQMVGTFVGAMDYEVSPEDAKEMIREYGVGSVAAFGIGVSWHHDPEAVAELSNELQRVAVEETDHGIPVLLPVDAIHGNAYVNEAAVYPHGLGMAATRNEPLVERSGEITGLEIRASGARINYGPNCDLVRDPRWGRTFETFGESPLLCGDLGAALIRGQTDPPEGEGVAATAKHFPAYGDPEGGEDTGVVDRSPSTVHHTFVPPFEKALDAGARIVMPCYNSIDGLPVHGSERYLTELLRERMGFDGPVLSDWGGVDMLHEKHKTARDQRDSARQAVQAGLDQVSIGGPDYAEHIQSLVEDGELSEERVDEAVRRILELKREVGLFDDPYVDVDRASEVVGREEHREHALEAARQAQTLLQNEGDLLPLDPDVESVLVTGPNADDLKHQMGGWGVDEVEETSGTTVLEGVESVVGDDTEVRYEQGATVRETEDLDAVRAAAEDSDVAVAVLGENWYFHEFGPQDIAGETGTWPTRTDLELSDAQQELLRTVHETGTPTVLVTITGRPLAINWAADNVPAILQSYYPGNEGGRAVAETLFGEHNPAGKLPISVPKSAAHLPTRFNYLRHPTPIGDDEHPDSYDPLFEFGHGLSYTDFEVRDLALSDAEIGPGESVTATVEVENVGERAGAKAIDAFLSDAVSSRVRPVKEHVGYDRVELAPGESATVEIEVPNRALAVTDSEGRKTVEPGRFDLEVEGLEAAFEVTSQY, encoded by the coding sequence ATGGCATCTAGCGAGCAGGTATCTACGACAGACGACGTCGTCGACGTCGACGAGCTCCTCGACGATCTCTCGCTCTCTGAGAAGGTGGGACAGATGGTGGGGACGTTCGTCGGGGCGATGGACTACGAGGTCTCGCCCGAGGACGCCAAGGAGATGATCCGCGAGTACGGGGTTGGATCGGTCGCGGCCTTCGGGATCGGGGTGTCCTGGCACCACGACCCCGAGGCGGTCGCCGAGCTCTCCAACGAGCTCCAGCGCGTGGCGGTGGAGGAGACCGACCACGGCATCCCGGTGTTGCTGCCCGTCGACGCGATCCACGGCAACGCGTACGTCAACGAGGCCGCCGTCTACCCCCACGGCCTGGGGATGGCAGCGACCCGGAACGAGCCGCTGGTCGAGCGCAGCGGGGAGATCACGGGCCTGGAGATCCGCGCCAGCGGCGCCCGGATCAACTACGGGCCGAACTGCGACCTCGTCCGGGATCCGCGGTGGGGGCGGACCTTCGAGACGTTCGGCGAGAGCCCGCTGCTGTGTGGCGACCTGGGCGCGGCGCTGATCCGCGGCCAGACGGACCCGCCCGAGGGGGAGGGCGTCGCCGCGACGGCCAAGCACTTCCCCGCCTACGGCGACCCCGAGGGCGGCGAGGACACCGGCGTCGTCGACCGCTCGCCCAGCACCGTCCACCACACGTTCGTACCGCCGTTCGAGAAGGCGCTGGACGCCGGGGCCCGGATCGTCATGCCCTGCTACAACTCCATCGACGGCCTGCCGGTCCACGGCTCCGAGCGGTACCTCACGGAGCTGCTGCGCGAGCGCATGGGCTTCGACGGCCCCGTCCTTTCGGACTGGGGCGGCGTCGACATGCTCCACGAGAAACACAAGACCGCCCGCGACCAGCGCGACTCCGCCCGCCAGGCCGTCCAGGCCGGCCTCGATCAGGTCTCCATCGGCGGCCCCGACTACGCCGAGCACATCCAGTCGCTCGTCGAGGACGGCGAACTGAGCGAGGAGCGCGTCGACGAGGCCGTCCGCCGCATCCTCGAACTGAAGCGCGAGGTCGGCCTGTTCGACGACCCCTACGTCGACGTCGACCGCGCCAGCGAGGTCGTCGGCCGCGAGGAGCACCGCGAGCACGCCCTCGAGGCCGCACGCCAGGCCCAGACGCTGCTGCAGAACGAGGGCGACCTGCTGCCGCTCGACCCCGACGTCGAGTCGGTCCTGGTGACGGGCCCGAACGCCGACGACCTCAAACACCAGATGGGCGGCTGGGGCGTCGACGAGGTCGAGGAGACCTCGGGTACGACCGTGCTGGAGGGCGTCGAGAGCGTCGTCGGCGACGACACCGAGGTCCGCTACGAGCAGGGGGCCACCGTCCGCGAGACGGAGGACCTCGACGCGGTCCGCGCGGCCGCCGAAGACAGCGACGTCGCCGTCGCCGTCCTGGGCGAGAACTGGTACTTCCACGAGTTCGGCCCGCAGGACATCGCCGGCGAGACGGGCACCTGGCCCACGCGGACCGACCTCGAACTGTCCGACGCCCAGCAGGAGCTGCTGCGGACCGTCCACGAGACCGGCACGCCGACCGTCCTCGTGACGATCACCGGCCGGCCGCTGGCGATCAACTGGGCCGCCGACAACGTCCCGGCGATCCTGCAGTCCTACTATCCGGGCAACGAGGGCGGCCGGGCCGTCGCCGAGACGCTGTTCGGCGAGCACAACCCCGCGGGCAAGCTTCCCATCTCCGTGCCGAAGTCCGCGGCGCACCTGCCGACGCGGTTCAACTACCTGCGCCACCCGACGCCCATCGGCGACGACGAGCACCCCGACTCCTACGATCCGCTCTTCGAGTTCGGCCACGGCCTCAGCTACACGGACTTCGAGGTCCGGGACCTGGCGCTGTCCGACGCCGAGATCGGTCCCGGCGAGTCCGTGACCGCGACCGTCGAGGTCGAGAACGTCGGCGAGCGCGCGGGCGCGAAGGCGATCGACGCCTTCCTCTCGGACGCCGTCAGCAGCCGCGTGCGGCCCGTGAAGGAGCACGTCGGCTACGACCGCGTCGAACTGGCGCCCGGCGAGTCCGCGACCGTCGAGATCGAGGTCCCGAATCGCGCGCTCGCGGTCACCGACTCCGAGGGCCGCAAGACCGTCGAGCCGGGCCGGTTCGACCTCGAGGTCGAGGGCCTCGAGGCCGCCTTCGAGGTCACCTCCCAGTACTGA
- a CDS encoding TrmB family transcriptional regulator: MDTDRLHDALTRAGLTSYQADVYLALLELGSAPVVDVADRAGVPTSQTYDVVRSLEDRGFVETVERDRLHARATEPDVVLEELRGTGELLTDAADAIEDRWERPAPEDYRVSVVKHRKTVLDRARDAIADAAVSIEIALTPDQFEALRAALEQAAERGVVVRAILYGPAGDLDLADTTLAEVRHGALPGPFLAIVDRRQSYFAPNVHGDEPYGILLDDTILSFVLHWYFLTCVWVHSETVAVGVDRPTYVSIEEFIRDAAPLWYDGAAIEVTVSGHAPGTGERTTVSGVVVDVHGEDGLWPGTSPTYDELAGVSALVVLDDEELRTVGGWGAVYEDLEAEIIRVDGITYPESGTAGWPWPRGSDESPSTAADDEPPADGGGRRGFGAGDE; the protein is encoded by the coding sequence ATGGACACCGACCGCCTCCACGACGCGCTGACGCGCGCCGGGCTGACATCCTATCAGGCGGACGTCTATCTCGCACTGCTGGAACTGGGGTCGGCGCCGGTGGTGGACGTCGCCGACCGGGCCGGCGTCCCGACCTCCCAGACCTACGACGTGGTGCGATCGCTGGAGGACCGGGGCTTCGTCGAGACAGTCGAGCGCGACCGGCTCCACGCCCGCGCGACCGAGCCCGACGTCGTCCTCGAGGAGCTGCGCGGGACCGGCGAACTGCTGACCGACGCGGCCGACGCCATCGAGGACCGCTGGGAGCGACCCGCGCCGGAGGACTACCGGGTCAGCGTGGTCAAGCACCGGAAGACGGTCCTCGACCGGGCGCGCGACGCCATCGCTGACGCCGCGGTCTCGATCGAGATCGCCCTCACGCCGGACCAGTTCGAGGCGCTGCGGGCGGCGCTGGAGCAGGCCGCCGAGCGCGGCGTCGTCGTCCGCGCCATCCTCTACGGTCCGGCGGGCGACCTCGACCTCGCCGACACGACCCTGGCGGAGGTGCGCCACGGCGCGCTCCCGGGGCCGTTCCTGGCCATCGTCGATCGCCGGCAGTCGTACTTCGCCCCGAACGTCCACGGCGACGAGCCCTACGGCATCCTGCTGGACGACACCATCCTCTCTTTCGTCCTGCACTGGTACTTCCTGACCTGCGTGTGGGTCCACTCCGAGACGGTGGCCGTCGGGGTCGACCGGCCGACCTACGTCAGCATCGAGGAGTTCATCCGCGACGCGGCGCCGCTGTGGTACGACGGCGCGGCGATCGAGGTCACCGTCTCGGGCCACGCGCCCGGAACCGGCGAGCGGACGACGGTCAGCGGCGTCGTGGTCGACGTCCACGGCGAGGACGGCCTCTGGCCCGGCACGTCGCCGACCTACGACGAACTGGCCGGCGTCTCGGCGCTCGTCGTCCTCGACGACGAGGAGCTGCGGACCGTCGGCGGCTGGGGCGCCGTCTACGAGGACCTGGAGGCCGAGATCATCCGCGTCGACGGCATCACCTACCCAGAGTCCGGGACCGCCGGCTGGCCGTGGCCGCGGGGGAGCGACGAGTCGCCGTCGACCGCCGCGGACGACGAACCGCCGGCCGACGGCGGCGGTCGAAGGGGCTTTGGAGCCGGCGACGAATAG